The Bubalus bubalis isolate 160015118507 breed Murrah chromosome 16, NDDB_SH_1, whole genome shotgun sequence genome window below encodes:
- the LOC112579482 gene encoding olfactory receptor 51F2-like, with translation MPSFNQSIFHPTVFFLTGIPGFETYHAWIFIPFCCLYVIAISGNGMILFIIITESSLHEPMYYFLSMLSFSDLGLCLSTLVTMVGIFWFNTREISFDACIGQMFFIHGFTLMESSVLLAMAFDRYIAICNPLRYATILTNSRIIKVGFAIVVRVTTVVVPLLLLLKRLSFCGSHVLHHSYCFHPDVMKLSCTDTRINSAFGLAIVISTAALDSVLILLSYVLIIRSVLNIASSEEQKKAFGTCISHTSAVAIFYIPTISLSLVHRFGKHAPPLVHTLIANIYLLILPVMNPIIYSVKTKQIRKAMVKIFLSKLI, from the coding sequence ATGCCATCGTTCAATCAGAGCATTTTCCACCCTACAGTCTTCTTTCTTACTGGCATCCCTGGTTTTGAAACCTACCATGCCTGGATTTTCATCCCATTCTGTTGTCTCTATGTCATTGCTATCTCAGGGAATGGCATGATCTTGTTCATCATCATCACTGAGTCAAGCCTTCATGAGCCCATGTACTATTTCCTCTCCATGCTATCCTTCTCGGACTTAGGACTATGCCTTTCCACATTGGTCACTATGGTGGGTATTTTCTGGTTCAACACTCGAGAAATCAGCTTTGATGCCTGCATTGGCCAAATGTTCTTCATCCATGGTTTTACCTTAATGGAGTCCTCGGTACTCCTTGCAATGGCCTTTGATCGCTACATTGCCATCTGTAACCCACTGAGATATGCCACAATCTTAACCAATTCAAGGATCATCAAAGTGGGCTTTGCCATTGTTGTTAGGGTGACAACAGTTGTAGTGCCTTTACTCCTGCTCCTTAAGCGTCTGTCCTTCTGTGGAAGTCATGTTCTGCATCATTCATATTGCTTCCACCCTGATGTGATGAAGCTTTCATGCACAGACACCAGGATCAACAGTGCATTTGGTCTGGCCATTGTCATCTCTACTGCTGCCTTGGACTCTGTCTTGATCCTCCTCTCCTATGTCCTGATCATCCGCTCAGTGCTCAACATTGCCTCCTCAGAGGAGCAGAAAAAGGCCTTTGGAACTTGTATATCCCACACAAGTGCCGTTGCCATCTTCTACATCCCCACGATCAGCTTGTCACTGGTGCATAGATTTGGGAAGCACGCCCCTCCCCTTGTGCATACTCTCATTGCCAACATTTATCTGCTCATCCTTCCTGTAATGAATCCCATAATCTACAGTGTGAAGACAAAGCAAATTCGCAAGGCCATGgtcaaaatatttctttccaaGCTAATTTAG